From Canis aureus isolate CA01 chromosome 7, VMU_Caureus_v.1.0, whole genome shotgun sequence, a single genomic window includes:
- the MRPL14 gene encoding large ribosomal subunit protein uL14m isoform X2 — translation MQFKNNHFVKIGGFAMAFFAGLWGPFTHASRAFSQRSFSTTGSFSAIQKMTRVRVVDNSALGNTPYHRPPRCIHVYNKSGVGKVGDRILLAIKGQKKKALIVGHRMPGPQMTPRFDSNNVVLIEDNGNPVGTRIKTPIPTSLRQREGEFSKVLAIAQNFV, via the exons GATTTGCCATGGCTTTTTttgctgggctctggggccccTTCACTCATGCAAGCAGAGCATTCAGCCAGCGCAGTTTCAG caCCACTGGGAGCTTCAGTGCAATTCAGAAGATGACGCGGGTCCGTGTGGTGGACAACAGTGCCCTGGGGAATACTCCGTACCATCGCCCTCCTCGTTGCATCCATGTTTATAACAAGAGTGGGGTGGGCAAGGTGGGCGACCGGATACTGCTGGCCATCAAGGGACAGAAGAAAAAGGCGCTCATTGTGGGGCATCGCATGCCTGGCCCCCAGATGACCCCCAGGTTCGACTCCAACAACGTGGTCCTCATTGAGGACAATGGTAACCCTGTGGGCACTCGAATTAAGACACCCATCCCTACCAGCCTTCGCCAGAGGGAAGGCGAATTTTCCAAGGTGCTGGCCATTGCTCAGAACTTTGTGTGA
- the MRPL14 gene encoding large ribosomal subunit protein uL14m isoform X1: MAFFAGLWGPFTHASRAFSQRSFSTTGSFSAIQKMTRVRVVDNSALGNTPYHRPPRCIHVYNKSGVGKVGDRILLAIKGQKKKALIVGHRMPGPQMTPRFDSNNVVLIEDNGNPVGTRIKTPIPTSLRQREGEFSKVLAIAQNFV, encoded by the exons ATGGCTTTTTttgctgggctctggggccccTTCACTCATGCAAGCAGAGCATTCAGCCAGCGCAGTTTCAG caCCACTGGGAGCTTCAGTGCAATTCAGAAGATGACGCGGGTCCGTGTGGTGGACAACAGTGCCCTGGGGAATACTCCGTACCATCGCCCTCCTCGTTGCATCCATGTTTATAACAAGAGTGGGGTGGGCAAGGTGGGCGACCGGATACTGCTGGCCATCAAGGGACAGAAGAAAAAGGCGCTCATTGTGGGGCATCGCATGCCTGGCCCCCAGATGACCCCCAGGTTCGACTCCAACAACGTGGTCCTCATTGAGGACAATGGTAACCCTGTGGGCACTCGAATTAAGACACCCATCCCTACCAGCCTTCGCCAGAGGGAAGGCGAATTTTCCAAGGTGCTGGCCATTGCTCAGAACTTTGTGTGA